One window of the Trifolium pratense cultivar HEN17-A07 linkage group LG2, ARS_RC_1.1, whole genome shotgun sequence genome contains the following:
- the LOC123907453 gene encoding bifunctional peptidase and (3S)-lysyl hydroxylase JMJD7 gives MEEKIEELWREIREVSLGNNGSIERLESPPTPLQFLKNFITPNKPCIISNSITHWPSLSLWANPSYLTQTLSSTTVSLHLTPTGAADSLTTLPSSSSLCFASAHVQRVPFPEALRLINSSNPSKCVAYAQQQNDCFRSEYSSLAQDCDSDICWATEAFGSEPEAVNLWIGNRYSSTSFHKDHYENLYAVVCGEKRFLLFPPTDVHRFYIRHYPAATYSYSEDTGEFDLELEKPTRYVPWCSVDPFPSPENLEDEISKFPLYFNGPPPFECTVKAGEILYLPSMWFHHVRQSGEDGELTIAVNYWYDMQFDIKYAYFNFLQSIDYRNPTIPMMPEKLCEEIDSGPDDDDTR, from the exons ATGGAGGAAAAAATTGAAGAACTATGGAGAGAAATCAGAGAAGTAAGTTTAGGAAACAATGGAAGTATAGAAAGATTAGAATCTCCACCAACACCACTTCAATTCCTCAAAAACTTCATCACCCCAAACAAACCCTGCATCATTTCCAACTCCATCACACACTGGCCATCACTCTCTCTTTGGGCCAATCCTTCCTATCTCACTCAAACCCTCTCTTCCACCACCGTCTCCCTACACCTCACTCCCACCGGCGCCGCCGATTCTCTCACCACTCTCCCCTCCTCTTCTTCCCTCTGTTTCGCCTCCGCACACGTCCAGCGTGTCCCATTCCCTGAAGCACTCCGTCTCATCAATTCATCAAACCCTTCCAAATGTGTGGCTTACGCGCAGCAGCAAAATGATTGCTTTCGTTCTGAATATTCTTCTCTTGCGCAAGATTGTGATTCGGATATTTGTTGGGCTACTGAAGCTTTTGGTTCGGAACCTGAAGCTGTTAATCTTTGGATTGGTAATCGATATTCCTCTACTTCGTTTCATAAGGATCATTATGAGAATTTGTATGCTGTTGTTTGTGGTGAAAAACGGTTTCTTTTGTTTCCTCCTACTGATGTTCATAGATTCTACATTCGTCATTACCCTGCTGCTACTTATTCATATTCTGAG GATACTGGAGAGTTTGATTTGGAACTTGAGAAGCCGACTAGGTATGTGCCTTGGTGTAGTGTGGACCCTTTTCCTTCACCGGAGAACTTAGAGGACGAGATTTCCAAGTTTCCTTTATACTTCAATGGCCCTCCACCCTTTGAGTGTACTGTCAAGGCTGGAGAGATTCTCTACTT GCCAAGCATGTGGTTCCATCATGTTAGACAGAGTGGGGAAGATGGAGAATTAACTATTGCAGTAAATTATT GGTATGATATGCAGTTTGATATTAAGTATGCTTATTTCAACTTCTTACAATCGATTGATTACCGAAATCCTACGATTCCAATGATGCCCGAGAAATTGTGCGAAGAGATAGATTCAGGTCCTGATGACGATGACACTAGATGA